Proteins from a single region of Lachnospiraceae bacterium:
- a CDS encoding epoxyqueuosine reductase — translation MEWMQRELAKGKEIIRKGLEDQSLFSYAFLSPQPQEASEDIRSIVVVLFPYYAGDKKGNLSLYCRGLDYHVVTKQRLEPVAKALQACLGSELRYGIYADTGPLADRYLALRAGLGFIGRNQMLIHPQYGSYFFIAYMTFNAVFEPDVLPAAGRSECIGCGRCISHCPGGALQPEGGFRAERCRSGITQKKGELEPWEMEIFYRDSLIFGCDVCQQVCPHNQQVPLSPIREFTEDRIDFLREEDLEGLSKKQFLQKYPDRAFTWRGPEVLRRNLRWMKEK, via the coding sequence GTGGAGTGGATGCAGCGGGAGCTGGCTAAAGGAAAGGAAATCATCAGGAAAGGGCTGGAGGATCAAAGCTTATTTTCTTATGCGTTTCTAAGTCCGCAGCCGCAGGAAGCATCTGAGGATATCCGCTCCATTGTGGTTGTCCTTTTTCCTTATTATGCGGGAGACAAGAAAGGCAATCTGTCATTATATTGCCGGGGATTGGACTATCATGTGGTGACGAAACAGCGTCTTGAGCCGGTAGCCAAAGCGCTGCAGGCGTGTCTGGGCAGTGAGCTGCGTTACGGCATCTATGCAGACACGGGACCGTTGGCAGATCGATATTTGGCGCTGCGGGCAGGCCTTGGATTTATAGGCCGCAATCAGATGCTCATTCATCCGCAGTATGGCAGCTATTTTTTTATTGCGTATATGACGTTTAACGCAGTTTTTGAGCCGGATGTGCTGCCGGCAGCCGGACGGTCAGAATGCATAGGCTGCGGGCGGTGCATTTCCCACTGTCCAGGAGGGGCGCTGCAGCCGGAAGGAGGCTTTCGGGCGGAGCGCTGCCGAAGCGGGATTACGCAGAAAAAAGGGGAGCTGGAGCCGTGGGAGATGGAAATCTTTTACCGGGATTCTCTCATTTTTGGCTGTGATGTGTGCCAGCAGGTGTGTCCGCATAATCAGCAGGTGCCCCTATCGCCTATCCGGGAGTTTACAGAAGATCGGATTGATTTTTTAAGAGAAGAAGATCTGGAGGGGCTTTCTAAGAAACAGTTTTTACAGAAATATCCAGATAGAGCCTTTACGTGGAGAGGGCCGGAGGTTCTTAGACGGAATTTAAGGTGGATGAAGGAAAAATAG
- the secA gene encoding preprotein translocase subunit SecA produces the protein MKLLEKIFGNPSTKEIKRIQPLVDQVLALQSEMEQLSDDQLKHKTIEFRERLGQGETLDDLLPEAYAAVREAAWRTIGQRHFPVQIIGGIILHQGRIAEMKTGEGKTLMSTLPAYLNALEGKGVHIVTVNDYLAARDTEWMGQIHRFLGLSVGCILNGMDNAQRREAYACDITYGTNNEYGFDYLRDNMVVYKEQMVQRDLHYVIIDEVDSVLIDEARTPLIISGQSGKSTSLYQQADMLASRLQKGRVIGDQSKMAQLMNEEVIEEGDFIVDEKDKACSLTEQGVKKAEQFFHLENLGDPENAEIAHHINTALKAHYLMAKDKDYVVKDNQIIIVDEFTGRMMPGRRYSDGLHQAIEAKEKVEVKRESKTLATITFQNFFNKYHKKSGMTGTAKTEEIEFQQIYSMDVVEVPTNRPVQRKDLPDMVYRTKKEKFNAVVRDIKECHEKGQPVLVGTITIDTSELLSKMLKKEGIAHNVLNAKFHEREAEIVADAGQLGAVTIATNMAGRGTDIKLAEGVAELGGLKIIGTERHESRRIDNQLRGRSGRQGDPGASRFYVSMEDDLMRIFGGDRMQKVLTTFRIPEDQPIEDKMFSGAIEKAQKRVEENNFGIRKRLLDYDQVMNEQRETIYAERRRVLDGINLREDLLQMMDGLIEDKVKEVTAESKYAEEWDLDQLTRELSTVIPMGKIAIKQEDYADTTPEKLIQGLQNNAHKLYELKEQEIEPERMREVERKILLHSVDMLWTDHLDIMDQMRQGIGLQAFAQKNPLDEYRLIGYDMFEELNENILKTTIRSLFAVKIVENQEVERKEIGKNISTNRGQDSSQVKKPVRRTEKKVGRNDPCPCGSGKKYKNCCGRNA, from the coding sequence ATGAAACTACTGGAAAAGATTTTTGGAAATCCTAGTACAAAAGAAATTAAACGGATTCAGCCGCTGGTCGATCAGGTATTGGCGCTGCAGAGCGAAATGGAGCAGCTGTCGGATGACCAGCTTAAGCATAAAACCATAGAGTTCAGAGAGAGACTGGGTCAGGGAGAGACGCTCGATGATTTACTGCCGGAGGCATATGCGGCCGTACGCGAGGCCGCGTGGCGTACGATAGGCCAAAGGCATTTCCCGGTGCAGATTATCGGCGGTATTATTTTGCATCAGGGGCGGATTGCCGAAATGAAAACCGGTGAGGGTAAAACACTGATGTCTACACTGCCGGCCTATTTGAATGCGCTGGAAGGAAAGGGCGTTCATATCGTGACCGTCAATGATTATCTGGCAGCGCGTGATACCGAGTGGATGGGTCAGATTCACCGCTTTTTGGGACTGAGCGTAGGCTGTATTTTAAATGGGATGGATAACGCGCAGCGCCGGGAGGCTTATGCATGTGACATCACCTATGGAACGAACAACGAGTACGGGTTTGACTATCTGCGGGATAATATGGTGGTGTATAAGGAGCAGATGGTGCAGCGGGATCTGCACTATGTAATCATCGATGAGGTGGACTCTGTGCTGATCGATGAAGCGCGTACGCCGCTGATCATTTCCGGGCAGAGCGGCAAATCCACATCCCTGTATCAGCAGGCGGACATGCTGGCGTCACGGCTTCAGAAGGGGCGCGTGATTGGCGACCAGAGCAAGATGGCGCAGCTGATGAATGAGGAAGTCATTGAAGAGGGCGATTTCATTGTTGATGAAAAGGATAAGGCATGCAGCCTTACCGAGCAGGGCGTAAAAAAGGCAGAGCAGTTTTTCCATCTGGAAAATCTAGGCGACCCGGAAAATGCAGAGATTGCCCATCATATCAATACGGCGCTGAAGGCGCATTATCTGATGGCAAAGGATAAGGACTATGTCGTCAAGGATAATCAGATTATCATCGTCGATGAATTTACAGGGCGTATGATGCCGGGACGCCGGTATTCCGATGGCCTGCATCAGGCAATTGAGGCCAAGGAAAAGGTGGAGGTGAAGCGGGAAAGCAAAACGCTTGCGACGATTACCTTCCAGAATTTCTTTAACAAATATCATAAAAAATCCGGTATGACCGGTACGGCTAAGACAGAGGAAATCGAGTTCCAGCAGATCTATTCTATGGATGTAGTAGAGGTGCCGACCAATCGGCCTGTACAGCGAAAGGATTTGCCGGATATGGTGTACCGCACCAAGAAGGAAAAGTTTAATGCGGTGGTGCGCGATATTAAGGAATGCCATGAAAAAGGGCAGCCGGTGCTGGTGGGCACAATTACGATCGATACGTCAGAGCTTTTGAGTAAAATGCTGAAAAAAGAGGGCATTGCCCATAATGTGCTGAACGCAAAGTTTCATGAGCGCGAAGCAGAGATCGTAGCGGATGCCGGACAGCTGGGCGCTGTCACGATCGCAACGAACATGGCCGGCCGTGGTACGGATATCAAGCTGGCAGAAGGGGTGGCAGAGCTTGGCGGTTTAAAGATTATCGGAACCGAGCGGCATGAGTCCAGACGAATCGATAATCAGCTACGCGGACGTTCCGGACGTCAGGGAGATCCCGGCGCTTCTCGCTTCTATGTTTCTATGGAAGATGATTTGATGCGGATCTTTGGCGGCGATAGAATGCAGAAGGTGCTGACAACCTTCCGTATCCCGGAGGATCAGCCGATTGAAGATAAGATGTTCAGCGGTGCGATTGAAAAAGCGCAGAAGCGGGTAGAGGAGAATAACTTCGGAATCCGAAAACGTCTGCTGGATTATGATCAGGTAATGAATGAGCAGCGAGAGACGATCTATGCAGAGCGCCGTCGTGTGCTGGACGGGATCAATCTGCGGGAGGATCTGCTGCAGATGATGGATGGCCTGATTGAGGATAAGGTAAAAGAAGTAACTGCTGAAAGCAAATATGCGGAGGAGTGGGATCTGGACCAGCTGACCAGAGAGCTGTCAACGGTGATTCCTATGGGCAAGATTGCGATCAAGCAGGAGGACTATGCCGATACTACGCCTGAAAAGCTGATACAGGGACTGCAAAATAATGCGCATAAGCTGTATGAGCTGAAAGAGCAGGAGATTGAGCCAGAGCGCATGCGCGAGGTGGAGCGTAAAATCCTGCTGCACAGCGTCGATATGCTTTGGACGGATCATTTGGACATCATGGATCAAATGCGGCAGGGGATTGGTCTGCAGGCCTTTGCACAGAAAAATCCGCTGGATGAATATCGTCTGATTGGTTATGATATGTTTGAGGAGCTGAATGAGAATATTCTAAAAACAACGATCCGCAGCCTGTTTGCAGTGAAAATTGTGGAAAATCAGGAGGTCGAGCGGAAGGAGATTGGGAAGAATATTTCCACCAACCGAGGTCAGGACAGCAGTCAGGTTAAGAAACCGGTGCGCCGGACAGAAAAAAAGGTAGGTCGTAACGACCCCTGCCCTTGTGGCAGCGGCAAAAAATATAAGAACTGCTGCGGCAGAAATGCCTGA
- a CDS encoding GDSL family lipase produces MKILFQGDSITDAGRDRQNMHDLGKGYPLYAAEYIRRANPGGTFEFIDLGISGNQTKDLVDRLQTDFIDIQPDIVSILIGVNDTWHHAEDRIWIPDAIFEERYRNVLTGIKQHTKAKIMMLEPFLIPAADKQFFREDLDPKIQIIRRLAREFADVYLPTDGLLAAAYIGEDPLSFAEDGVHPTQKGAQLIGSLYAQYIQPLLSGQSS; encoded by the coding sequence ATGAAAATACTATTTCAGGGAGACAGCATTACCGATGCCGGCAGGGACCGGCAGAATATGCATGATCTGGGCAAAGGGTACCCGCTGTATGCAGCTGAGTATATCCGCAGGGCTAATCCGGGCGGGACATTTGAATTTATTGATTTAGGAATATCCGGCAATCAGACAAAGGATCTGGTAGACCGTCTGCAGACAGATTTCATCGACATTCAGCCGGATATTGTTTCAATCTTAATCGGCGTCAATGATACCTGGCACCATGCCGAAGACAGAATCTGGATTCCAGATGCCATATTTGAGGAGCGCTACCGAAATGTGCTGACAGGCATAAAGCAGCATACAAAGGCAAAAATCATGATGCTGGAGCCATTTTTGATTCCGGCCGCGGACAAGCAGTTCTTTCGAGAGGATTTGGATCCGAAGATTCAGATCATCCGCCGCTTGGCGCGGGAATTTGCCGATGTGTATCTCCCGACGGATGGGCTGTTGGCGGCCGCCTACATCGGAGAGGATCCGCTATCGTTTGCAGAGGACGGCGTGCACCCCACACAGAAGGGGGCTCAGTTGATCGGCAGCCTGTACGCGCAGTATATACAGCCGCTTTTATCAGGACAGTCTTCATGA
- a CDS encoding CYTH domain-containing protein: MEIEKKYLVKELPERLEAFSHSRLTQSYISRNPVIRLRKIETEQGCSYVLTVKGEGLSVRQEFELPLTREAYEDLSRKTEGRILEKVRYRIPLAQGYTAELDQFEGELSGLILVEVEFPSEAEMNAFVPPVWFGEDVSESRKYHNSVLSEG, encoded by the coding sequence ATGGAAATTGAAAAGAAATATTTAGTGAAGGAGCTGCCCGAACGGCTGGAGGCATTTTCCCACAGCCGTCTGACGCAGAGCTATATCAGCCGGAACCCTGTAATTCGGCTGAGAAAAATAGAGACAGAGCAAGGCTGCTCTTATGTGTTAACGGTCAAAGGGGAGGGGCTTTCTGTGCGGCAGGAATTTGAGCTGCCGCTGACGCGGGAGGCATATGAAGATTTATCCCGTAAAACAGAGGGCCGTATTTTGGAAAAGGTGCGATATCGTATTCCTCTGGCGCAGGGGTATACGGCAGAGCTGGATCAGTTTGAAGGGGAGCTGAGCGGACTTATTTTGGTGGAGGTAGAGTTTCCGTCAGAAGCGGAGATGAATGCCTTTGTACCGCCAGTCTGGTTTGGCGAGGATGTATCAGAAAGTAGGAAGTATCATAACAGCGTATTATCAGAAGGCTGA